In the genome of Pediococcus claussenii ATCC BAA-344, one region contains:
- a CDS encoding NCS2 family permease — protein sequence MNSIAKYFKFSELKTNYRTEIIAGLTTYISMVYIMFVNPNVLGASGMDKGAVFTATGLASAFGCMLMGILANYPIASAPALGINAFFAYSVSIGMKVPWQTALAGVFVASLIFILITALKLRERIINAIPSDLKYAISAGIGLFIAFLGLHDGGIIVPNKDTLVGLGSFSVGSTWLTVFGLIITVVLMLRNVPGAIFVGMVGTTILGLITGLIHMPSSVVSEIPSIKPTFLTALTHVKDINTLQLWVVVLTFLLVTFFDTAGTLVALATQAGFMQNNKMPRVGRALASDSTAMLFGSLVGTSPVGAFVESSAGIAVGGRSGFTAVTTGIFFILGLFFSPLLVVVTTQVTAPALIIVGVLMAQSTRQIAWDKFEIAVPAFLIMIGMPLTYSISDGIALGFIMYPIAMIAAKRGKEVHPLMYALFFVFIGFMAILNK from the coding sequence GTGAACTCAATTGCAAAATATTTTAAGTTTTCCGAATTAAAAACAAATTACCGAACAGAAATAATTGCAGGATTAACAACTTATATTTCAATGGTTTATATTATGTTTGTTAATCCAAACGTTTTAGGAGCGTCTGGAATGGATAAGGGAGCTGTTTTTACGGCAACCGGATTAGCGAGTGCATTTGGATGTATGTTAATGGGGATTTTAGCCAACTATCCGATTGCATCGGCACCAGCGCTGGGCATTAACGCATTCTTTGCTTATTCAGTATCAATTGGTATGAAGGTTCCTTGGCAAACAGCTTTAGCAGGTGTGTTTGTTGCCTCACTTATTTTTATTTTGATTACAGCACTCAAGTTGAGGGAACGAATTATCAATGCAATTCCATCTGATTTGAAATACGCAATTTCGGCAGGAATTGGTTTGTTTATTGCATTTTTAGGACTACACGATGGTGGGATTATTGTTCCTAATAAGGATACTTTAGTTGGTCTAGGATCGTTTAGCGTTGGTTCAACTTGGTTAACAGTTTTTGGTTTGATCATTACAGTTGTTTTGATGTTACGCAATGTACCTGGAGCAATTTTTGTCGGTATGGTAGGAACAACAATCTTGGGACTTATTACAGGTCTGATTCATATGCCATCCTCGGTTGTCTCTGAAATTCCAAGTATTAAACCAACTTTTTTAACGGCATTAACACATGTTAAGGACATTAATACGCTTCAATTATGGGTGGTAGTTCTGACATTCTTGTTAGTAACGTTCTTTGATACAGCTGGAACACTTGTTGCTTTGGCTACACAGGCAGGTTTTATGCAGAATAATAAAATGCCTCGTGTCGGAAGGGCCTTGGCTTCAGATTCAACAGCAATGTTGTTTGGCTCATTAGTAGGGACTTCTCCAGTTGGCGCATTCGTAGAGTCATCCGCAGGAATTGCTGTTGGTGGCCGGAGTGGGTTCACAGCGGTTACAACGGGAATTTTCTTTATTCTTGGATTGTTTTTCTCTCCACTATTGGTTGTTGTAACTACACAAGTAACAGCGCCAGCCTTGATCATTGTTGGTGTATTGATGGCCCAATCAACTCGACAAATTGCCTGGGATAAGTTTGAAATTGCAGTTCCTGCATTTTTAATAATGATTGGAATGCCATTAACATATAGTATTTCGGACGGAATTGCTTTAGGTTTCATTATGTATCCAATTGCAATGATTGCTGCAAAACGGGGAAAAGAAGTCCATCCATTAATGTACGCATTATTCTTCGTGTTTATTGGATTTATGGCAATTCTAAATAAATAA
- a CDS encoding ribonuclease H family protein: MANKFYAVRKGKKTGIFSTWDETQKQVAGFSGAEFKSFKTKSEAQSWLEGTVFKNDARKSESSNLMQTVLYTDGGSRNTGNIKGGHVRSEDFAAWAYLLEGHGKKFSESDGEQGATNNRMEIMALIKGLEAIQTHFSEDEPVLVVSDSKYVLDAINQNWLRGWARNAWKKSDGNTVANKELWQKVWKQLQNFKHLEFKWTKGHASNEGNVFVDELLNKTMDQMVDNTKAQSNSEKTRKIDKEIPPAKSNIDKSVNDLSKSFRQMGLFKH; this comes from the coding sequence ATGGCAAATAAGTTTTACGCGGTCCGCAAGGGTAAGAAAACTGGAATTTTTTCAACATGGGATGAAACGCAAAAACAAGTAGCAGGTTTTTCGGGTGCTGAATTTAAGAGCTTTAAAACAAAATCAGAGGCACAAAGTTGGTTAGAAGGAACAGTATTCAAAAATGATGCGAGAAAGTCAGAAAGCTCAAATTTGATGCAAACGGTTTTGTATACGGATGGCGGATCAAGAAACACGGGAAATATTAAAGGTGGCCATGTACGATCTGAAGATTTTGCGGCATGGGCATATCTTCTTGAGGGACATGGGAAAAAGTTTTCAGAATCGGATGGGGAACAAGGTGCAACCAACAATCGCATGGAGATAATGGCCTTGATTAAAGGGCTAGAAGCAATACAAACGCATTTTAGTGAAGATGAACCTGTTTTGGTTGTCTCTGATTCTAAGTATGTTCTTGATGCCATCAATCAAAATTGGTTACGAGGATGGGCGCGTAATGCATGGAAAAAAAGTGATGGAAACACAGTTGCAAATAAGGAACTATGGCAAAAGGTTTGGAAACAGCTACAGAACTTTAAACATTTAGAATTTAAATGGACAAAAGGACATGCATCGAATGAAGGTAATGTTTTTGTAGACGAATTGTTGAATAAAACAATGGATCAGATGGTGGACAATACAAAGGCGCAAAGCAATAGTGAAAAGACAAGAAAAATAGATAAAGAAATCCCACCAGCCAAGAGCAATATTGATAAATCAGTTAACGACTTATCAAAAAGTTTTAGACAAATGGGATTATTTAAACACTAG
- a CDS encoding GNAT family N-acetyltransferase codes for MQNFEHYHPIYTNKFVLDWLTMSKVRDVFELRHNRRIAADSDRDIDETIVDTTGYVNNMMRLVMNNQALIWGISDKHTGEFLGMVAIWDFDHDSAIIRFEILPQHQNKGVMQEVLTRMVLFVFDELHLKKLQALTLPKNKISVHLLEKAGFSIVKKSDTQYLHFQIEDD; via the coding sequence ATGCAAAATTTTGAACATTATCATCCAATATATACAAACAAGTTCGTTTTAGACTGGCTAACCATGAGTAAAGTTCGTGACGTTTTTGAGCTTCGCCATAATCGCCGTATTGCTGCAGACAGTGATCGTGATATTGATGAAACCATTGTTGATACAACTGGTTATGTCAATAATATGATGCGTTTGGTAATGAACAATCAGGCCCTTATTTGGGGAATCTCTGATAAACACACTGGGGAGTTCTTAGGTATGGTAGCCATCTGGGATTTCGACCATGATTCTGCCATAATTCGCTTTGAAATCTTACCCCAGCATCAAAATAAGGGCGTTATGCAAGAAGTTTTGACCCGCATGGTGTTATTCGTTTTTGATGAACTTCATTTAAAAAAGCTTCAAGCTCTTACCTTACCTAAAAATAAGATATCCGTCCATTTACTTGAGAAGGCCGGATTTAGCATTGTAAAAAAAAGTGACACTCAATACCTTCATTTTCAAATTGAAGATGACTAG
- a CDS encoding iron-sulfur cluster biosynthesis family protein yields the protein MDIKFDETAINRVKPHLGNNKRLLLTFEDGVGAYSQHAMIHMQVQFSINIISNDMAIDEYDTTLTSNLGDVLIKGYSKEDLDDGLVISYNDKLNTLTLTGNGGVIDSNLGFIDFTDPNGVKENPAR from the coding sequence ATGGACATTAAGTTTGATGAAACGGCGATTAACAGGGTTAAACCACATTTAGGTAATAATAAGCGATTGCTTTTAACTTTTGAAGACGGTGTTGGTGCTTATTCACAACATGCTATGATTCATATGCAAGTACAATTTTCAATTAACATTATTTCTAATGATATGGCAATTGATGAATATGACACAACACTCACCTCTAATTTAGGGGACGTCTTGATTAAGGGATACTCTAAAGAAGACTTAGATGATGGTTTGGTTATTTCTTACAATGATAAATTGAACACTTTAACACTTACCGGAAACGGCGGAGTAATAGATAGTAATCTTGGATTTATTGATTTTACGGATCCTAATGGGGTTAAGGAGAATCCTGCCCGCTAA
- a CDS encoding MFS transporter, translating to MENQITQKKFSWSLFLSPFVSRLGDELFIFGLNWFIVQATGQAALLGIVQGIGGVILVFGDLIAGPIVDRYNRKKIMLTSDLVSFIACLIAAATVDVKEPIFYQLVLLTVVMDIGLAFNFPAAKAVVPEVIVPTALARFNSMANSGTMLAQVLAPLVGGFLLTISWIDFRTFLLFNAFSFLLSFVITYALKYQQKTKLVESLPILRSLRDGLAYIKKVPDLFRLIVFEGFFAAFVAGFSLLLPYEIDRYYHGDEKLYSYVLTAFAIGGLMGALGSSLSKREPHIRQNYFDAGILAAGSLLAALFQSYPVLLAAAFVIGLFMSLYGIRLMTIVQQIVSTDMLGRVFSIWFLIFDSVMPLSSFVFGFVADALHHATFYVLSLLIAVGLVLVICMKKR from the coding sequence TTGGAAAATCAAATTACACAAAAGAAATTTAGCTGGTCACTCTTTCTTAGTCCATTTGTGTCACGATTGGGTGATGAGCTATTTATTTTCGGATTGAATTGGTTCATTGTACAGGCTACTGGGCAAGCAGCATTGCTGGGAATAGTGCAAGGAATTGGTGGGGTTATATTAGTTTTTGGGGATTTAATTGCTGGCCCAATTGTGGATCGGTATAATCGTAAAAAAATAATGCTAACTTCTGATTTGGTCAGTTTTATTGCTTGCCTTATTGCTGCAGCAACTGTTGACGTAAAAGAACCCATTTTTTATCAATTAGTATTATTAACTGTTGTGATGGATATTGGCTTGGCATTTAATTTTCCAGCAGCTAAGGCAGTCGTTCCAGAAGTTATTGTTCCAACTGCATTGGCCAGATTTAATTCAATGGCTAACTCGGGAACAATGCTCGCCCAAGTTTTAGCACCATTAGTCGGTGGTTTTCTGTTGACGATTAGTTGGATTGACTTTAGAACATTTTTATTGTTTAACGCTTTCTCCTTCTTATTATCGTTTGTAATTACTTATGCTTTAAAATACCAACAAAAAACAAAGTTGGTAGAAAGCTTGCCGATTTTACGAAGTTTACGTGACGGATTAGCGTATATAAAGAAGGTCCCAGATTTATTTCGCTTAATTGTGTTTGAAGGCTTTTTCGCAGCCTTTGTAGCTGGGTTTTCGCTATTACTCCCATATGAAATTGATCGTTATTATCATGGAGATGAGAAACTTTATAGTTATGTTTTGACGGCTTTCGCGATTGGCGGGTTAATGGGGGCTCTTGGTTCTTCACTGAGTAAACGGGAACCACATATTCGACAAAACTATTTTGATGCGGGGATACTTGCTGCTGGAAGTTTGCTGGCAGCTTTGTTTCAGTCATATCCTGTTTTATTGGCCGCAGCTTTCGTGATTGGTTTGTTTATGTCCCTTTACGGAATTCGATTAATGACGATTGTACAGCAGATCGTGTCAACGGACATGTTAGGACGCGTTTTTTCAATTTGGTTTTTGATCTTTGATAGCGTAATGCCACTAAGCTCGTTTGTATTCGGATTTGTAGCAGATGCTTTACATCATGCAACTTTTTATGTACTATCACTTTTGATTGCTGTAGGACTTGTTTTGGTAATTTGTATGAAGAAACGATAG
- a CDS encoding iron-sulfur cluster biosynthesis family protein, producing the protein MKLNIKPNAFEYLKSKGIDGQHIFLALDDGSSKFSKLGGSCAVGNKYQIVISPVADDDYSTAIDNDQNVNLTTGKEELTFLGEGLALDYKMGILKLSDNGGILDGAVTVTNYHPDENLSTEEKRKEMKAIGNNIC; encoded by the coding sequence ATGAAACTAAATATTAAACCAAACGCATTTGAATATCTAAAATCTAAGGGCATTGACGGTCAGCACATTTTTCTAGCACTTGATGACGGATCCAGTAAATTTTCAAAACTAGGTGGATCCTGTGCGGTTGGCAATAAATACCAAATCGTTATTTCTCCAGTGGCTGATGATGATTACAGCACTGCAATTGATAATGATCAAAATGTTAACCTAACAACCGGAAAAGAAGAATTAACATTTTTAGGTGAAGGTCTGGCACTTGATTATAAGATGGGTATCCTTAAACTAAGCGATAACGGTGGTATCCTTGATGGTGCCGTAACAGTTACTAACTATCACCCTGATGAAAACTTAAGCACCGAAGAAAAACGTAAAGAAATGAAAGCAATTGGAAATAACATTTGCTAA
- a CDS encoding VOC family protein, which produces MDFKTIDHVAIIGSNYDVMKEFYVLKLGMEVIKETVRAKKNDIKIDLRFGELTFELFIKNDAPERITHPEAKGLRHVSFHTDNIENDIAELKEKGVRVEAVRRDELNNRKMTFFFDPEGLPWELHE; this is translated from the coding sequence ATGGATTTTAAAACAATTGATCATGTTGCTATTATTGGATCTAATTACGATGTAATGAAGGAATTTTACGTTTTAAAGCTCGGAATGGAAGTAATTAAGGAAACTGTTAGAGCAAAAAAGAATGATATAAAAATTGATTTAAGATTTGGAGAATTAACCTTCGAATTATTTATTAAGAATGATGCTCCAGAAAGAATTACGCACCCGGAAGCTAAGGGACTGCGCCATGTTTCATTTCACACTGATAATATTGAAAATGATATCGCTGAATTAAAAGAAAAGGGAGTAAGAGTTGAGGCAGTCCGGAGAGATGAATTAAATAACCGTAAAATGACATTTTTCTTTGATCCAGAAGGATTGCCATGGGAATTACATGAGTAA
- a CDS encoding serine hydrolase has product MNNQLLNSRNIIFKLLHDLPGNLTLQVKLDGKEFINFNPDFRHPAVGLSKLLILEYFFEEIDHTRLNLDQLIGTAPQSIVNGKGVLSHLSISNWKISDLITLILTVEDDSAANLLISSVGPGTINQWLRNSKYQDTSFERFFKEEINIDRTHDNLISGQDASNLMSDILDSHSTSRSFINYLLRSQQNKSKISGYFEYSQLPIVIMNYTGEGIQVDHDVARYIFNHHQIDLAFLSSASSDRIAIYNGMQLIGEQIFNILRAL; this is encoded by the coding sequence ATGAATAATCAACTTTTAAACAGTCGTAATATTATTTTTAAGCTTTTGCATGACCTACCAGGCAATCTGACCTTACAAGTTAAACTGGACGGAAAGGAATTCATTAACTTTAATCCAGATTTTAGGCATCCGGCGGTCGGATTGTCTAAATTACTAATCCTTGAATATTTCTTTGAGGAAATCGATCACACACGATTAAACTTAGATCAACTCATCGGAACAGCGCCCCAAAGCATTGTAAATGGTAAGGGTGTCTTGTCACATCTCTCCATTTCAAATTGGAAAATAAGTGATTTGATAACTTTAATTTTAACAGTTGAAGATGATTCGGCAGCCAATCTCTTAATTAGCAGTGTCGGGCCAGGCACAATTAATCAGTGGCTACGAAACAGTAAGTACCAAGACACCTCATTTGAACGCTTTTTTAAAGAGGAAATCAATATTGATCGCACCCATGATAATTTAATTTCTGGCCAAGATGCTTCTAATTTGATGTCAGATATTTTAGATTCACATTCTACTTCCCGATCTTTCATTAATTACTTATTGCGTTCCCAACAAAATAAATCAAAAATCAGTGGCTACTTTGAATATTCACAACTACCAATTGTTATCATGAATTACACCGGGGAAGGTATCCAAGTTGATCACGATGTTGCACGCTACATCTTTAATCATCATCAGATTGACTTAGCATTCCTATCTTCTGCATCCAGCGATCGAATTGCAATTTATAATGGCATGCAATTAATTGGAGAACAAATCTTTAACATTCTACGGGCACTATGA